The following proteins come from a genomic window of Candidatus Poribacteria bacterium:
- a CDS encoding AAA family ATPase, whose translation MQQRIIDPPEDQWNRLPTPLTPGEREVFELFKEVLPLEWEMYIQPHLNGLRPDLVLLNPYAGIAVFEIKDWSLNTLQYSIRYNWKTQSPINQIKLYEEEIFNLYCPRLDDRYGKAVISAGLIFTRIPQAEVDRLLNPFRDGSMRKYQERYPLSGSKHVAQSNVDALFPEYKKWGKQRQSRTMSENTANDLRGWLKEPAFSKEQREPLGLNDRQFRIATEPTQGRYRKVRGPAGSGKSQALAARAAVLASEGKRVLVCTFNITLMNYLRDIVARHARELATQSGESPRFIRQQVEFRHFHGWCKRICTLSGRENDYFQLWRRFSEEAVLDEQMAKLVLQIYADPSVLDVLPIYDAILVDEGQDYNKDWWQTLRAAVEPDGEMLLVADKTQNIYGTDVTWLDGSLRGTGISSSWYNLETSYRLPPEIVPILEDFANHFLVPSGVEVDIPKQVELGFNPPIELRWVQVSSVSSIAEICFVEAREQMKCLGNDTAIPDIIFLTPRNDTGIVFVEKCEEKRVRVLSTFGQKDQELDPLRQRDRKLHKYENSRRKKLAFFLGDARIKATTLHSFKG comes from the coding sequence ATGCAACAACGTATTATAGATCCACCTGAAGACCAATGGAACAGACTGCCAACGCCGCTTACACCGGGCGAACGCGAAGTCTTTGAACTGTTTAAAGAGGTGCTTCCTCTTGAATGGGAAATGTACATACAGCCTCATCTCAATGGATTAAGGCCTGACCTTGTACTCCTCAATCCGTATGCCGGAATAGCTGTATTTGAAATTAAGGATTGGAGTTTAAATACCCTCCAATATTCAATTAGATATAATTGGAAAACCCAAAGTCCTATCAACCAGATAAAACTTTATGAAGAGGAAATATTCAATCTTTATTGTCCACGCCTTGATGACCGTTATGGAAAGGCGGTAATTAGTGCTGGACTCATTTTTACGCGGATACCTCAGGCAGAAGTTGATCGCCTGTTGAACCCTTTCCGAGATGGAAGTATGAGAAAATACCAAGAGCGATATCCGCTCTCAGGTTCAAAACATGTTGCACAAAGCAATGTTGATGCTCTGTTTCCAGAGTACAAAAAGTGGGGCAAGCAAAGGCAATCTCGTACTATGTCAGAGAATACTGCAAACGATCTTCGAGGATGGCTCAAAGAACCTGCTTTCAGTAAAGAACAACGGGAACCACTTGGATTGAATGATCGCCAGTTCAGGATCGCGACGGAGCCTACACAGGGGCGTTATCGTAAAGTTAGAGGGCCTGCTGGATCAGGTAAAAGTCAAGCTCTCGCTGCTCGCGCAGCTGTGCTTGCTAGCGAAGGCAAGCGAGTGCTTGTGTGCACGTTCAACATTACACTAATGAATTATCTTCGAGATATAGTGGCTCGACATGCGCGTGAACTCGCGACGCAATCAGGTGAAAGTCCAAGATTTATCAGACAACAGGTTGAATTTCGTCACTTTCATGGTTGGTGTAAGCGAATCTGTACGCTCTCGGGACGTGAAAATGATTATTTTCAACTTTGGAGACGATTCTCTGAAGAAGCGGTGCTGGACGAGCAGATGGCAAAACTGGTATTGCAAATCTATGCTGATCCATCAGTTCTTGATGTCCTACCGATCTACGACGCTATTCTGGTTGACGAAGGACAGGACTACAACAAAGACTGGTGGCAAACACTGCGAGCAGCGGTTGAACCAGATGGAGAAATGCTTCTCGTTGCAGACAAGACACAGAATATATATGGAACTGACGTGACTTGGCTAGATGGCTCATTAAGGGGAACAGGAATTAGTTCTAGCTGGTATAATTTAGAAACAAGTTACCGACTGCCTCCCGAAATCGTCCCTATTTTGGAGGATTTTGCTAACCATTTCCTTGTGCCTTCCGGTGTAGAAGTTGACATTCCTAAACAAGTAGAGCTAGGTTTCAATCCACCGATTGAGTTGCGGTGGGTGCAAGTATCTTCTGTAAGTTCAATAGCAGAAATCTGTTTTGTGGAAGCCCGTGAGCAAATGAAATGCTTGGGGAATGATACTGCAATTCCTGATATTATTTTTCTTACACCGAGGAATGATACAGGCATTGTGTTCGTCGAGAAGTGTGAAGAAAAGAGGGTCCGTGTTCTCTCCACATTCGGTCAAAAGGATCAGGAACTTGACCCATTGAGGCAAAGGGATAGAAAATTACACAAGTATGAGAATTCCCGTCGTAAAAAATTGGCATTTTTTCTGGGGGATGCTAGAATTAAAGCGACAACGCTACATAGTTTTAAAGGTTAG
- a CDS encoding transposase has product MRKPTRIFFKECSEILRLYGVEISVAQRGRPGENGYAERLIRTLKEEEVHLNDYHDIHEAREHIGHFITDIYNQKRPHSALGYLTPMEFQRKNLS; this is encoded by the coding sequence ATTCGTAAACCAACGAGAATTTTCTTCAAAGAATGTTCTGAAATCCTCCGCCTGTATGGTGTTGAGATTTCCGTGGCACAGCGCGGACGCCCTGGGGAGAACGGATATGCTGAAAGACTCATCCGCACCCTTAAGGAAGAAGAAGTTCATCTCAACGACTATCACGACATCCACGAAGCGAGAGAACATATCGGGCATTTTATCACAGACATCTATAATCAGAAACGCCCACATTCGGCGTTAGGATATTTGACGCCTATGGAATTTCAACGAAAAAACTTATCTTAA
- a CDS encoding formylglycine-generating enzyme family protein — translation MFRIFSILMASFLVVYSNGCDAEEVEVEKEMPVNLVSVIPSPGLDNEIEPNATITLSFDGTPTDVTSTAGKVTISDKTVLIDGPFTPGPLEITVTWADGTQKLNYTVFVPAVPQGMVLIPAGEFQMGSNDAKANVDEQPVHTVYVDAFYMDETEVTNAEYQKFVLENPDWQKGRVLIKFQNLPVRFQDTLYLKLWDGNDYPSDKGDHPVTYINWYAAVAYAKWAGKRLPTEAEWERAARGGLVGKKYPHGDTLTLTDANYLEGGFDTALGTTPVGTYPPNAYGLYDMAGNVWEWCLDKYDAEFYASLPNNATAQNPFSDENTVEWVMNNFEDVFAPRVWRGGSWRHPALLVRGTYRGWIAPSLPIVAGFSGFRCVKDLPR, via the coding sequence ATGTTCAGAATCTTCTCTATATTAATGGCAAGTTTTCTTGTTGTTTACAGCAACGGCTGTGATGCTGAGGAAGTAGAAGTCGAAAAAGAGATGCCCGTAAATCTGGTGAGCGTAATTCCGTCACCCGGTTTGGATAACGAAATTGAGCCAAATGCTACCATCACGCTTAGTTTTGATGGCACACCGACCGATGTTACATCGACTGCCGGTAAGGTTACTATTTCGGACAAAACAGTCTTGATTGATGGACCCTTCACGCCGGGTCCTCTTGAAATTACGGTCACATGGGCAGATGGTACTCAGAAGTTGAACTACACTGTATTTGTTCCCGCTGTCCCCCAAGGCATGGTGCTAATTCCTGCTGGAGAATTTCAAATGGGCAGCAACGACGCAAAGGCGAATGTAGATGAACAACCCGTGCATACTGTCTATGTTGACGCTTTTTATATGGATGAGACGGAAGTCACCAATGCCGAATATCAAAAGTTTGTCCTTGAAAATCCGGACTGGCAAAAAGGGCGTGTTCTGATTAAGTTCCAAAACCTTCCCGTTAGATTCCAAGACACACTTTATCTTAAACTTTGGGATGGCAATGATTACCCAAGCGATAAAGGCGACCATCCCGTGACGTATATCAACTGGTATGCGGCGGTTGCCTATGCTAAATGGGCAGGCAAACGTTTGCCGACAGAGGCGGAATGGGAACGAGCCGCACGAGGCGGGTTAGTCGGTAAAAAGTATCCACATGGCGATACCCTGACGCTCACGGATGCTAACTACCTTGAAGGAGGATTTGACACGGCACTTGGCACAACACCTGTAGGGACCTATCCACCCAATGCTTACGGATTGTACGATATGGCAGGGAACGTTTGGGAATGGTGTCTTGATAAGTATGATGCCGAGTTTTATGCTTCGCTGCCGAACAACGCGACGGCTCAAAATCCGTTCTCTGACGAAAATACTGTGGAGTGGGTCATGAATAATTTCGAGGACGTGTTCGCACCTCGAGTATGGCGGGGTGGTTCATGGCGCCATCCAGCATTGCTCGTGCGAGGCACCTATCGCGGCTGGATCGCACCATCGCTTCCGATCGTAGCCGGCTTCAGTGGATTTCGATGCGTCAAGGATCTCCCAAGATAA